AGGACAAACTCGGGGCTAACTGCCAGCATATGGTCTCTTCAGGAGTCTGTGGATCCCACCCCTGTACCAAATTGCAGTCAGGCTTTCTCCGGCTGTACAGTTCCCCAAAGAAATGCCACCCAACACTGACCCAAACCGGCCATGCTGGAGAATGTTGCAGGCAGCAGAACATTCTCCATGGCGTGTCCAGACTTTGGGCAAGACCTGTGGTAAATTTTCCAATCTTTGTGTTCCCTGGAAAAAGCCAAACATTCTGCAAGATGTCTGCATGCAGTCTGTTTCTGACCATTTGAGCAGACACAATCATACGTGGCCTACCAGAGGTCATTTTGTAGAGCTCTGGCAGTGCTTTTTCTTGCACAAAGGTTGAGGTAGCAGTCCGGCTTATGAGTTGCCAGCCTCGTATGGCCTCCTCCACGTCTCCTAATGTACTGCTGTCCCCTGGTAGTGCCGTCTTACTCTTCTCAAACCTTTTTGCCACAGCTCACATTGATGTACTATCTTGAATGAGCAGTACTACTTAAACCAGTTGCATAGGTTGTAGGTTGTTTTCCAAAGGGACCAGAACATCAGCCAGAAAGAGCAGGAACGGAGAAGTGGTCTGTGGTCACCACCTGCAGAACCACACATGTGTTGGGGCTGTCTTGCTGATTGCCTATAATTTACACCTGTTGTCTGTTCCATTTGCACTACAGCATGTGAAATTAATTGTCAATCAGTGTTGCCTCCCGAGTATACAGTTTTATTTCACAGAAGTGTCATTGAACACAAACATAACTGAACTTATGTTACACTACACACCTGAGAAATGTGTGAATTAACTTTTTGGGACAGATAATGTCTTTCCAAAAGTACTTCATGTTTAAttgattccattttttttgacaTTGTGATAATTTCAGGCCAACACCTTTCTTGTGAGGCATTATGGGGATGCCAGGGGGAGGGCCCTGCAGCTGGTCTGGAAATTGAGACACAGTGCAGCCTGATCACTATTACTCAGACTTTTACCTGTAGTTTGGATTAAAGGCAGATAATTGAGAGTATAAATGAGTATAAGGATAAATGTGGATCAAAGGATTTTCATTTCCAGGAAAAAGATAACAGAGAGAAAGGATTTGTTGACCAAAAGTATGCAGGCCCCTATTTAATATCCAGTTCCAATGTTGACAATGAAAATAAAGGAGTTAAGAGTTGATGATGTTCACAAGctaaaaaatcagcaaaatctGCAAGATAAATGGAATCTCCATGCCCTATGTAGCTCTTCTGCTCACAGCTGTGCAAAaaaattctgcagaaaaaatgtgtttcttttagCACTATAAAATTCACCATGTGACAGATTATGACACAAAATAGATGAATaattttcagtttcagtttatttCTTATAACTGCAGTGAAAAAATAATATGTTGGGTTTCCAATTTGCTATTTCAttgtaaaacaagaaaaggtaaaaaatgatttttttcagaattttcttttgacattccacgttgagaaaaaaataatgttaaggCTTGTAGTTACATACAGATGCCAATAGAGGGcagcagctctttcagctttcaCTGTCTGATGTGCCTCTTGCCTTGAATATacacattacagtttttctcagtcgctttagtacaattctcagatcagaattgaagtttgcaaatacatgtgtgcaattctcaaaacaatttgtataaacagcaaaacactatggatttcttgcaaaagcctgtaacttgctcaaaatctttagttcatctctcaaaactaagtctttatgtcattgaacatgtcagtgccatcagagtGTCAAGTcattgtgtcattgtctacgaacaagacagtcaaatgacttagtcatgttgtcaatataactgtgtactttagagggagtttctgatggaaactatggctaaagttttgatgacaattattgtaaaatggaagttacaccttttttgtttgattgcaggagactggacaagattcacatttacacttttattgttcatattgtaatatgttgacagaccatgtcataccaacatagaaaaatcccactgcaaacagtaacacaaagggaaaaaaaagataggacaatattctgtccaacagtacaggcagtgcagtaggaattggtgtggtcttcctacacctcttgtcgttcttGTATGTTAggacacaaattctcatccacatcacagcgaatatcctctcttgcaatgcagcaaaatctttttgtcacattatgacaacttggtcaaccattttgcagttaatgacttaaacgatgaactaatgactaggtgttttgaggagtaagactattgcacagtgaactatataatacattttgatcaacatgacatgaacaattgataatgtagcaaagagcagagaattggacataatcatttgcatggatgtaccaaaagcaattgcaacttgttcaaagaagtgagaaactgcttatatgatctgcccaagtgacatcatgatgtgaagattgaacaaatagtttggggaatttcattctgatctgagaattgtactaaaccgactaagaaaaactgtaacagtCAGTGAAATAATAGCTCACTGGTTTCAGACCAGTTTGACTCTTAGCAAACTGGTATGCTGGACTTCTACTGAGTCCACTGACTGTATGAGAGAACTGGAATGAGTGAGCCCTCTCCCCTGGTgttttaaaccttgtgctatcatagacgaccccacccttgcattaacctgttctccctaccatgacaaaggtggataaaggtggaaagatttcatgtaatccatggacaccagtgaggatcacaaatcattgaagaaaaaaggttcagcgcactgtctagtgggtctagatgacccaactcccaatgttaaagtgcctaggatagcacaagggtaccGAGCCGTGCCCTCAGCCGCCCAGCTCCCCAACTCTGGGAACTCTCTCTCCCCCTGACCTTGTAACATTGACTTCTTTTCAATATTCAAATCAAGACTCAAAACCTATCtgtttaaatgtgcttttccaAATCGCATTTTTTCATCATCCCTTTTCTGATTTTATTAAGAtgtcaatttatttattgtgcttATAAAATTTTGTTAAAGTGATTTGATTGTGTTTTACAGTGTCCTTAAGTGTTTTGAAaggtgcttttaaataaaaggtattattattattattattattgttattattattaatattctCCAGAGTCACTTTCAGTGGTTGAGGTGTAAACTTCAGACAGGCTCACACCTGATTAGTGACAGCGgatgccatagaaacgttgattcagatcgacttggaccaatcacctCTTACTGACGTCGCCTGTCTCCAAATAGTGGCACATATTTATATGACTTGCCTTCTGACTGCTCTGCTTTAAATCGTCAACCGCAGATCAGCACTTCGGCTGCTTGGGTGCTGCGATTGCTGTCACGGATCACTTGCTTTCATCATGGGTGAAGTGAACAACAACTTCACAAAAGTGTCAGAATTCATAATTGTgggttttccagatctccagcAGGAATATTTTCACTTAGTGGCATGGATCTTCTTCCTTCTTTATGTGATCACTGTGGTAGGCAACTCGATCCTGGTCGTTATCTTTAGTTTAGAGCCCAGTCTCCAGAAGCCCATGTACATCATCATGGTCAGTCTGGCTCTCTCAGACATCGGTAAATATGACattttaaatgctaaattatttcttttggtaattccaattttttctttagtgttttgcatttttcccccTTACAGGCTTTGCTACGGTGGCTTTACCAAAACTGATTGCTCGGTACTGGTGGAACGATGGGATTATTGGCATTCACACttgttttttccaaacacaCATGATACATTACTTTGGGAGCCTAAACTCCCTTATTTTACTTACCATGGCATTGGACCGATGTCTagctgtttgttttcctttcaggTATAGAATGAATCTATTTTCTCACTTTCTTTGACCTCTGTAACAATGAAAGAATACAATTAATCTTttaatttctatattttttccTCAGATATCCCCTTCTGATGACAGTCCCCAACATGGTGGGCCTTACTGTTTTCTGCTGGATCATTGCGCACATCTTCCCTGGCATTGGCACCATAAACTTCACCTTTGCCTCATTTTGTGGACCCAACAAAATCATCCAGGCCTTCTGTGACACTTTGTCTCTCACAGCCCTCTCGTGTGGGAAGACAAATCAGTATGGGGCCTCCTATGGTGCGGCCATGTTtatactttattttcctttaggcCTCATCATTGTCTCCTATTTTTGGATTATCATCTCTGTCTTCCGCATGCCCAACAATCAGGTGAGCTTAaccttttattgttatttttttaacccctgtgctatcataggcactttaacattgggagttgggtcatctagacccactagacagtgcgctgaacctttttttttttaatgatttgtgatcttcactggtgtccatggattacatgaaatctttccacctttatccacctttgtcatggtagggagaacatgtcaatgtaaaggtggggtcatctaagatagcacaagggttaagaatacTATTTTTGGACATTTATAAAGGAAATTGTATTCTCTGCAGGGCAAAAAGAAGACCATTTCTACCTGTGCCACCCAAGGCTGTATCATCTCTATCTACTACATCCCACGCTTTTTTGTTTACTCCACACCGTTCTTTCCTAACCTAACAATGACGGCTGACAAGCGGATAATCACCACCCTCTTCTACAGCTTCTTTCCTCCACTGAGCAATCCATTCATCTACTGTCTCAGAACCAAAGAGATCAAGGAAATTTTGAAGCGCTGGATCCAGAGACGAAAACGCATTGCACAAGGATAACCTGTGCAGGCTTTTAGTGGGCCAAAATCACACTGAAAACCGATCAGTCTGTGGCAAAAAGTGTTTACAGAAGTCCCTGACTAAGTCATGAATATAATATAAACTATTTTCAAAAAAACTCACAATGTATCCCGTGTTCaagggaaaaatgtcaaatcagtATTTGCTGTAAAAAGCTAATTTTTAGATTTATACCGGCATTTTAAGCTGCTGTGGCCAGTTATACTGAAAATATTCGTCTGATCTCGCTAACTTGAAAACGGGTGAGTAAAAGATCCTACTTTTTACCCACAGTTACAGTGGTCCAAGGGATTAACATGAAGATCTattccaaaaaacagttttttacggggggggggggggggggggggggtagatttGTATGCTATGTCAGTAtaagattttcctttttcttattaTTGTGGCAGGAGAATTTTTCAAATAGACAAAGTATGGAGCAAatcaccaaaaagaaaaaaaaatgctaaagcaCTTAAGCATCTTGCTTTAGTAACATCACTTAATATGTATGTCACACTCTGACACAACTTGCACCAACatgataaaatacattttttaatttgtacgtttgtgctgtaaaaaaatactacatatgcaaatattttaatttttagatattttcaGTGCATGCACTAAAGAACTTGTCATGAAGCTAATTTGCCTGAAGATGGCAGACTCCTCAACCTTTTCacggaacaaataaaaaaccaaaacataaaggCCCACacgaaaacaaagaaatatccTTATTAAAATCAGACGCTCCTActccacatttacattttttatttgattcatgcAATCCTTTTTGTGCTTGAGCTTTATTTTATACCCCTGTAGATTTTAAACCCTTTCTGAAGTGTCAGAAATGtccgttttatttatctttattacCTGTTGCTGTAAATGTCACACATATTGAAATGACACAGCAGTGGTCTGACCTTAGCGAGGAAGCAGCAGTCATGCCGCCTGGTTTAGCACAAATGGAATGGCTCCTGTAAATGGCGTGTCTGTGATCAGCTTCCTTTTATAAACACGCAGACTTCTTCCAAGAAGAAAGAATAGTTGTATTCATCCTAAATATTTGGCTGCTCTTACTGTGTCATTTGCACAACATGACATGGCGGGGAGGGGAGGGTGAAAACAGGAAGGCTGGAAGGAAAAGCCTGCACAGAACCTCGCATGCCGTAGCAACAGTGGTGCAGTCATCCTCTGAGATTTACGCAGCTTTTTACTGCGCCTCTCCCACCGTGGCTCAAACTTTTGTGcttacattttctttctcctcTAAACTACTTTTGATCATAAAATCAATTTTGAAAAATTCCGTTGTGTCTTTTACTCAGTCCAAACAAGAAGCAGTAGACGAAATGCCTTCCTGTActctatttttaacatgttcctttgCCTTGGACTTTGGTCTTTTCGCAGTTGGGCAACCTGGGAGTGAGACAAAGTCACCACAATTGTTACAAAGGGATATTAAGTATCTTGTGAAACACAAGCTCATAAGGGAAAAAAACTGACAATCAAATATATCAAAATAAGTTTTGTTTCAGTGTGACGGAAAAGTATTTGACGGTCACTGATTGTACAAATTGTCCCACTTAAAAGTGCAGAGAGGTTAAAAAAGGAATTCAGGAAatcacttttttatatttaaataattttttatgcttaacccttgtgctatcctaggcactataacattgggagttgggtcatctagacccactagacagtgctatgagccctttttcttcaatgatttgtgaacctcactggtgtccatggattacttgaaatctttccacctttatccacctttgtcatggtaggaagaacacgtcaatgtaagggtggggtcatctaagatagcacaagggataaggtTGATCTGTTACTTCTCCTTGAAGATCTTCTACCCTCTATCTGtaacctgtattaatggcacctgtttgagctGGTTATCCACCATGGCCAAGACCAAGGAACTGTCAAGGGACACCGGGGACAAGACTGTACTCCTGAACAAGACTGGAATGAACTAACTTACAATAAGCAAACAGCTGAGTCAGAAGAGATTTACTGGTCAACGACCTAAAGCTATTAGCAAAGGTTCCTCTTTGACACTGTTATGGATTGAAATCCTcatccacaaggccactgagctggtccGTACTAAAGCATGAGTGTGTAAACATCTTGCATGACTGGATTTTCTGGCATGACAATGATCCCAAGCACGTCACCTGGGTAACAAAGATGTGGCTACATAATAAGTATTTCATGGTTCTGGAGCGGTCTAGACCAGACCTCAATTCAACAGAAAATCTATGGAGGTAGATAAAAGTCTGTGTTGTCTGACagctccaaaaaaataaataaatgaatgataaAACAGCTCTtaagaagatctgcatggaagaatggaccaaaatagtaGCTGCAATGTGTGCAGACCTGATTATGACCCAGGGAAAACGTTTTACCTCTGTTGTAACACAtcgtctttttatttttacttcatcTTAAAGAAACAATAAGAAGTTGTGGTCAGTTTCGGTCAAGATTTGTTCTGCAAACACgaaatgtttcacatttgaTCCTTTCTACCTCAGGAGGCAAAAACACAGACCGCAATAGGAGACAACAAGGATTCAATGAAAATTTGATGAACAATTTGTCAGCCTTCAGTTCGTCTTTCACAGTAATATCGCAAAAATAGCAGTCGATAGTGGATTGCTAGACTGGCTGTTGAGACGAGAAAAATCTGTGACATTTTCTTCATCACACCATGAACCCTATGTTAATATAAATCTGACATTAGGTTATGAAGTGGGAATAAATGACAAATCTATTCCAGAACACTGTTACTCTAATATTCTGGTTCTGAACTATTTAAGGTAGATAATTACATTCTTCAGATTTCCTTTGGACCTATCAATAAAAGAATTTATGAAGTAttattgttttgcattttcatcGAAGTAGTCCCAGTTATTCTGTCTGTAACTTTGAATCAAATCCTCTCGAGCCTTTAATAGGAAAATACGATTAGGAAAATAACTGGATACctcagatattgctcgccatttttgttgcaccagtagtgTTAGGTTTAGGGTGGGAGGTGctgcaagctagcaggagagcgaaTCACAGAGCTATTAGCAACAGTGACGGAAAGAGGGGCGGTATTGCTACGTGCCAATTGTCCCGGCCACAGCTCGGAGGCAAATCTCTGATGAAGTACTGCCCTAAACTGTGTaggaaatgacacaggtttttaaaatttgtcttaaaaagagcataatcataattaaaagaccactgggaatccttttgaaatagatcaaaagacgatcggagtgggtctttaatcatCCCGTTCATTTACTTCAAACCTTCAATGTGTGTTTTAGCATTCAAAGTCACAAGGAAGCGCACTTCAAtaacttttatttagtttacagATGTGTTTCAATTCTGAAGTCCAGagtgggaagtgggggtggagggctttAGTGCTATTTACactcattttgaaaatgtttatctCTGTACAGATTGAAACCCTGATCATTACAGTATTTTTTAAGACCTAGTGCTGTTACAAAGCaattatttaaagcaaaaaaaaaaggttatattaaattataaacaaatgaaaaaattaataGCAAACTGCttagaagaaataaaaatacaaattcatgATTCGGATAATAGTTAGGGATGATCTGCTGCTGTTAAGCACAAGACATTGCCAGCAAGTGACTGTGAACTGGCTAGAAGCCAACCATATACACAATCAGAGACTAAACACCAATATAATGTATATCACCAAGATCTAAAGTCATCATGTTCTAGATAAGATTCATATTAAATATATTCTACACATGTTACCTTAGTTTGGAACATTACTTCCATgggaaacataaaataaaacaaactctttttacatttgtatCAATCTGAAAGAGCCTTCGCTTCATTTGTGCAAAATGGATTCTTTAATGCAGAATTCAGGTTCAGACAAAgaattttaagacaaaaaaagaaaaaagaaaagttgatttCCACTGAAAGAGAGAAGTCCTTCACAACACTGCTTGAAAGTGGAGCACAAGAAGACTTGAAGGTTGTGTAATGTGTTCATGCTTCATTTAATCACAACACTGCATGGACTGTAAAAACACAGTCACAAAAAAAtatccccaaaaaaaagaaaaaccgaCCTCCAACACTGGTCATTTGTCTCTTCGGCGTCTTGTTGGACAAAAGGGGAGGAGTTTGTGGGATTTGGCCGGGTGCTCTGATCGGGCGCATCTGCAAATTGCTGCATAACTGAGCGAGTTTACCTAAACTTGTCTGCTGTGGTGTATGTGTTAGTGGCTAAAATTGTCAGCGGTCTGTTTAAGATGCCAAGGCCACAGTCATAAACTTGAGCCCTGCGAAGAAAAACATGGCAACCAGCTAGAATGATGAGCGGGTCTTAACAGACCAGCTGAGAATGGctggacgtgtgtgtgtgtgtgtgtctaggtgtgtgtgtgtgtgtgtgtgagagagctcGCAATTGGCAGAAGGCTGAAgatagaacaaaaacaaaacacacacgaGTCCAGTTCCTTCCTCTAATTATGAGTTacaataacaaattaagaacaactAAAGAATCTGCCCTATTGTTAATCAATTTCCTGCTCCCAGGCTCTTAAATCGGCTGAGTGCAGTTGGGTGGTGGAGGGTTCATCCGTACACGTATCGGCATCGTCTACAGGCTCTAGGAGAAGGGACAGGCTGATCGGCTCCTGGACATTAACGGCGTGAACAAATGAGAGGGCCAGGGGGCCGGCTGGCAGTGCAGGTGTGCAGATTACAGGATGACACAGCAGTTACTCTCCCCCGTCTTCTCCCTATTCCTTTGACctggacacaaaaacagtgCAGATAAAACAATGATCCGACAGCCAAAGTCATGCAGAACATGATCAGACTttggatttaaaacatttttgcttgttAAGTAGAGTCTGCAATAGAAAACTGCAGCTTTCCTGCCTGCCTGCTCGGTAAAATGAGGTCGCTCCAAAACACAATGCTACCTGATCCTGCACACGGCAAATATCTGCAAGCTGACTCTGTAAGATCTGTTTAAGATCGTCAGCAGCACACTAAAGAATACCAAGGTGAGTAAAGGGCCCACCAGAAggacaaaaaaactttacagtttaaaataaGAGACACAatgtcctcttcttttttttttttggaacatttttggTGATAGTATCATGGTTTGGAGTATCATGGTTTGGGCCATCCTTTGATGCATTTTACAACTTAGAAAGATAATGAAAAGTGCTGAAATTGGATAAAAATTCACTATGCTGATCTTAAAATTACAATATGATTGCTTTGATGCTGTACAAGCAGATGACAAAGCATGCATTAGAAGCAAAACTGTTTGTCAGCTTTAATTACATGTGATTGTCCACCAATAGATGGTAAACCTCAGTGAAAGAATGAcaacaattcttttttaatttttttttggtcattttaaaaGCAGGAAGAAATCTATCTAAAGCTGATCTCACCGAACCGTCCCAACATCTGTTTCATTGGAACCCTCTGTCAGAAGAGGACAGAGGACCCATCCGACAAAAGAATCTCATCTAACTGTAAAATCCAGGCTTTAATGAACATTTcatcataaataaaacactggGAAGAAATGCTTTGACAGAGATGTACGGttgccctgaagtccaaatcacatcaacaaatcactcaatgcaaaaacacatgaaagatcacaacaaaaaggtcaaaaagcaaaaaagatgataataataaaataaaaaaacattacattttaaaaatcaaaacaaaattccagaagcCAAAAGTGTACATTTCagtaaacaaaagtaattttcagaaatgaatacggaaatgtcaaaaaatgaaacaaagtaaGAATCTGGAAAAGGTAAGCCTCAttggacatcgctgattggatgaggaCGTTTGATCTTTGTAGAAAAAGGAAAGCAGAGGATCTTTGATCTGAACTGTGGTTAAGACTTGATGGAGCAATCACCAAACTTTTGGAGTGACTGTTGCCAGAAGTCTAAAGAAATATTGTCTGTCAGATGATTAAAAAGGTGAATCAACGTtgtcatccaatcagcgatgtccaaAGAGGCTTACCTTTTCCAGATTCttactttgtttcattttttaacttttcatatTGATTTCTGATATTCCTTTTGCTttcctaaaacattttctttcttttttttgtttaattttttggtattgTGTCTAATATTTTGGAATTATGTTTTGAttcctaaaatgtaatgttatttttattaacggctttgcttttttagttgtCCTCGTGGtctttaattgatttatttgcacttcagggccaccgtagagaTGCAAGTCAAATAAACTAACCTTTGATCATTTTGTTTATCTTTAATTAGAAGCTTTTATAGTGAAAGATACACTTTATGTTTGCCTAAATAAGCTCAGATTTCTATACAGTGATTTTTAAAGCCTAAGCTACAGTGGAAAAAGCATTACAACAACCACTGAAAAGAAAATCATCTATATTTTGGTACGTGGCCATACTTTTGCATAATCCACTGCTCCTAGGGGATACACTTAAAGGAGTCAATTATCCAAACTAGTGGCTCTTCCTTAAACCGGAGCCATGTGTAGAAAACAGATAATGGCTGGGAGCagaacatttaaactttttcagCATGAGAAAAGCCCTCTGAAAGGAAGCAGGAGGGAGAGCGAGAGCTGGTTACCTTGGGAATTTGGCTCAGGCAAAGTCTCTCTGGCAACTAAATGCATCACTGTGGTCTTCCCGAGGGGCAGCTTGAGAGCTAGTATTGgagaaacaagaacaaaaacaaaaaaacaaaaaaaaatgcagagaagGTCAGCTTTAGTCTGCTTCAGCAGTTCCAACCATGTAGTGTCATTCATGAGGAGGATCCTTGGATTTCTTAGAGATTTCCAGAGATCAGAACAGGTTGGACGTAGCTGAGCTTAAAGAAAAAGTGTAAGACACTTATTAAGGCAATTTggccttttgtttgttctgaaccattttaaaaaaataggaaacGTTTAAAAAGTATTAGTAAATAttgaaatacagtttttattgCAGATTCAAAAAGGCATTTATTAAAAGACAGTATAAAATGTAATAACCaccatttgttgtatttttactgCTGCTTGACTATATGAAGCTTTGATGCAACTCTGCAGACACATTACACCAAAAACAGAGTAATTATCAAAGGGATGGCGCTAATGggatgattatttaaaaaagaaatgcctTTATAAAATGTAACAAGACTTTTACTTGTCAGCTGTgtgccaaccccccccccttcccttctgtctcttttttgtctttcctgTGGTCTAACTCCAAAGCCAGTCTTTCCCTCAATTTTCCTGACCAGCCTCTTTCTtcctttctcctctttttctgaATTTCCTCTCTCCTCCCTGCCCGTGTCAAAGCAGGCTTGTCCGGAGTACTGAGGTACCTCTGTTCTGCGGCTCAGGAAAAAAGATGAGGACAGCAAAGAAGTTTCCAGCGCCACGCTGCTGCGATGTGTGCGTGCGTCTATGAGCACACAGGCCTTTTTCCACTGTATTTTCTCACCTCCTAGTGTTACATTGCCGTGTAGAAAACGTCCCTGGTAGATCAGCCTCAGGATGTTGGGACTGCTGACCTGCTCCATCTCCCAGTCTGAAAAGAGATGTCATGGACAGATAAAGAGAAAGTTTAAAGTctatttccccccaaaaaatgatCCAATTAATTATCTATTTTCTATAAACTTAAGGAAGTCTCAaatgaaatttattttaaaaatgtaagtgtTGCTTTTTTAAGAGCTTTTGGggaaaagaatgtaaaaaatgtgacaGCAGAAGAAGTAATGATAGTCAAAATGTCTTCCCAGAAGCttataaacttctttttttatgtcctaAATGCGTATTTAGACTTCAGTAAAAGGCCCTGCAGGCCTTGGCGAAGGAGGAACATGAGGTGTGGCTCAGGAAGAgctgaagatgaaaataaaGGTTAGAGAGAAAACAGTGGAGGGAGGTGCATAGCAGTCTGGCCACCAGATGTTTGTTTCCAGCTCCGTTGAGGGTGTTGTTGCTGACGGAGTTTCGGCTCCGGGTCTCATGGGGTTCAGATCTGTTGTCTGGGAGGAACACAAAAAGCTCCCAAAAAACTCACTAagctaaacataatttttttttttaaagaaagctcCTGTTATCGAGGAGAATCTCAATCCTTTTCTGTGACCTTCAGCTTTTCCTTACATTTGAAGTTTCTTTAAAACTCTGCTAGTTCAGAGTCAAAGACTAGATGAGCCTCTGCTGTAGTATCAGTCAGGGAGTGGGTGGATTACAGATTTCACATTCCTGCGTGTTGTGATAATGAGGCTGAAAGGAGTTCACCTCGgatacaaaacaacaaagatccAAACTTCTATTCACATGTTACACAATTAAAAACAGACGCAGTAATGCATATCATGTTTGTATGAGCAAAAACCTCACCTAAAAGCTTGGAAGGGATGCACAGCATAAGTATAAAATACATGACAGAGATGATTGCAtacaaacatgcaaacatgcaT
The DNA window shown above is from Oryzias latipes chromosome 14, ASM223467v1 and carries:
- the LOC101167170 gene encoding olfactory receptor 2A12-like, with the translated sequence MGEVNNNFTKVSEFIIVGFPDLQQEYFHLVAWIFFLLYVITVVGNSILVVIFSLEPSLQKPMYIIMVSLALSDIGFATVALPKLIARYWWNDGIIGIHTCFFQTHMIHYFGSLNSLILLTMALDRCLAVCFPFRYPLLMTVPNMVGLTVFCWIIAHIFPGIGTINFTFASFCGPNKIIQAFCDTLSLTALSCGKTNQYGASYGAAMFILYFPLGLIIVSYFWIIISVFRMPNNQVSLTFYCYFFNPCAISLQGKKKTISTCATQGCIISIYYIPRFFVYSTPFFPNLTMTADKRIITTLFYSFFPPLSNPFIYCLRTKEIKEILKRWIQRRKRIAQG
- the ubl3 gene encoding ubiquitin-like protein 3 is translated as MTASTSADTINLRLILVSGKTKEFVFSPNDSAADIAKHVYDNWPMDWEMEQVSSPNILRLIYQGRFLHGNVTLGALKLPLGKTTVMHLVARETLPEPNSQGQRNREKTGESNCCVIL